TTGGTCATAAAAGAACTTCCATAAGAAGTTCAGGCAGACTATAATGGGAGAGCATGTGCTTATGTTCTGCTGTAAACCAGTGctttattatcatatattatatttattcttttcccaaaatgctttgcttcatctattttttttttttttttttttactattcaatTGAACACAGAAGCAAACAACACTTTAAAGTGGTTACCCACAAGTCAGGCACGAACTATCCAATTTCAAACTGGGCTCAATAGATTCTAAGTGTTTTCAAATGATGTTACACTGACAGAGTGAATAGTCTCCCTGGAGATCTTTCTTAAATGGACACAGGAAGCACTGTAGGCCATACTGTtatcaataaaacaacaaaaaacaacttgtGATCTAATGCAGCTGTTTGTAATGAGACTCTTATGAACCTGGTCTTAATATACATCCTATGTTgaaagaacatatatatatatatatatatatatatatatatatatatatatatatatatatatatatatatatatatatatatatatatatatataatccttacTCTGAGAGGAACTGAATTATATCCGTGTTTGCCAGTTGTGGCGATCAAGTTTACCTTGCCTAAAtcatgcatttgaaaaagaaaaaactaaactatAGAAACACAAAGATAAGGGCtatgtcatttttacatttagatatacACTTTAGTGTCTACATTCTTTCAGTTTGTCCCTCccaaaaaatacaacttttttttttttttttttttttttttaagaacacccaccattttacttttttatcataacacatttaaaataatcatggaTATCTGTTCTTCTGCAAAACTCTTGATTACATAATGAGGGTcctattaaattactaaattcaGATCATTTGTCTAGTTTAGAAGTCTTTTTCATTAGTTATTCAACATTAATTTTTGGTAACTACTTGCATAATTTTCAAATGGAAAAGACCATAAAGTGAGGTAAATGTGTAATGAGGCTCATGGACCCAGAGGTATAATATGGTAAATGAGGTAAAAGGTTTAGATGAGGTATGAGATAAAGATGAATtctgatttaaaatgtacacaaaattcaaaaaaagaaaacatagcaGTAGATATATCAAAACGTTCTCCTAATGTTTCTGCCAAAACATGCAGCtttgtttttttcaatcattACGAGAAACATTCAGGGACATAACTTGCGTTCTGTGCACAGTAACAATCAGGAAAAAATTGTGCGAACTGTGCAAATACCCAAACATtgcttcatttcattttctttcttttttttttttttttacattctacgaaaaaaaaaacactgaggtAGACGCTTCTTTATAAAACTTCATGGACTAAGTCTCTGCACAAATGTGAATACATTCATACATAAGCTAGATGAGGTAGGTGTAATGCAGAGAGAAAATATTTCAAGAATGCAAGAAAttccctgagaaaaaaaaagaaatgaaagaaaaaaaaagatttgaagacACATACAAAGAGCAAAACACTCTTAGCCTTTAGCAGTCAAAACTGTGTGCTGTAACGGCAAGCATTTGGTGTTACACAATCACTGAGAATCATACAAAACTATAAAGTCCCTACAACTGTTGTcaccttgctaaataaaactgcatttgcTCCTGATAGATGTGCAAAATCTCCTTTTCCATTTGTCCACAGCTACAGTTTTGTATTTCAAGCCTTAAAAGGTCAGAACATGAGGATTCGGTTGTTTCCAAAGTCCACAGCTACAATCATTCCATCTGGGGTAACCGCTATACCCGAGGGGCGATCCATTTGCCCGAAGCCGTTACCGTGTGTCCCAAACTTGCATAAAAAGTTGCCGTTGGGTTCGAACACCTGAATGCGATGGTTGCGGGAATCGGCCACGATAATACGATCCTCCTGGTCCACTGCTACACCTTGAGGCCGCAAGAACTGGCCACTTCCGGTTCCCTCAGACCCAAGGAAGCGTGCTGACTGGCAGTCGGGCCTGATGACAAGCAGCCGATGATTGTTGAAGTCAGTCACAACAAGGTGGCCTTCCTGATTGAAGGCCACGCCGCGAGGAGAGTCAAAATGTTTCCAGAGGGCACCTTCGAATCCATATTTGTTAAGGAAAGTCCCGTCAGGTCCAAAGAGTTGCACGCGGTGGTTGCGTGTATCTGAAACCAGGATCTTCCCTTCAGAGTTGACGGCCACATCCCATGGGTAGTTAAACTGCCCATTTTTGGTTCCCTTCTCACCAAATTTGAGAAGAAACTGGCCATCAAAGGTAAAGATCTGGATGCGGTGATTGTCCTTATCTGCCACAATGATTCTCCTTTGGCTGTCACAGGCGACTCCAGCAGGGCGGTCAAACTGGCCCGGTCGTGAGCCCAAGGTGCCAAACTTGTGGTGGAACGTGCCACAAGGCTTGAAGATCTGCACACGGTTGTTGCTTCGGTCAGCGACCACCACGTAGCCCTCCTTATCCACGCAGATGCCCCAAGGCCGACACAGCTGCCCATCCCCATCGCCCTCTCCTCCGAAAGATGCAATGGGCAGGCCTACACCGCCGTAACTGCGACCGGATTTGACCATCACTTTGAAAGGACTTCCCTCAATGTGCTGATTGCATATAAGCACAGAGAGCAAATGCTCACCCTCGCACTTGGGCAGATAGCTGACTGTGTACGTTCCATCTTGGTGGTCGGAAACATCTGCACTGGACAGATTACCATCAGGACTCATAAGCACAACCGAGATGCTGTCAGCACCAGACAACCGAGGCTCACCGTCATGATCATACCCTATGACAGTAAAGGAAGCTAGCTTTCCTTGCAGTGCTCTCTTGAGGCCTTCACCGTGAGCTTTGGAAGCTGTGGCGAAGGCTCCGCTGCTGATGAGGCCCATGGACTTAATGGCAATCAGAAGAGCCTGGTCTGGTGGTGTAAACATAATGCGATCGTCTTCTTGGGGCTGCAGGATGCAGCGGATGGATTTAAGCTCCTGTAGCTGATTTAACATGTGCTCTCGTGCTAGCAGGACATCTATGCTACGGCCCTCTTCTAAAACCTGTGTCACTGTGGCGATAGTACTATCCAGCTTGGTGAGACTCTTGTGTAGCTTCTCAACCTGCAGGTAAAGTGATTTTGCCTTCACCTGGCGAATTTTCTCCACCTGTGCAGGAAACAAAAATGGTTCCTGATGTTACAAATACAGTGATGTACAGTTTTggcaaaagttttggcagtgacataaattttgttttgcaaagtttgcagcttaagctgttgtggtgttcattcacattgtttctagattattgcagagtgatcagatgcattttgaATAATTGCTAAAACCTTCattggcccaaaaaaaaaaaatgaacttttcacaaaaaaaactaaatccacTGTTTTTTGATtgacaaaatgaccagctaacattaattgaataatcatatcagcagcacatgcgAAATGAGTACGAGTccggtgaaatcactatcatgcTAATTAGATtataagagcagactgattgctataaaaggagggaagaagtgcttccaatcattgtgttcttgttagcaatggttacctccaaagaaacacatggagccatcatcgctttgcatcaaaatgggctcacatgcaaggaaattgctacaaaaaaatattgcacctgaaagaaccatttaccggatcatcaacttcaaggagagaggtttgactgcagtgatgaagtcttcaggacgtcctaGAGTGTCCAACAAGCGCCAGAActatctcctcctgaggagtcagctacagaatcgtgtcactagcagtgcagagcttgctcggaaatggcagcaggttggtgtaaGAGCATcagcacgcacagtgaggccaagacttttggacaatggcctggtgttaagaagggcagcaaagaagccacttctctccaagaaaaacgtcaaggacagactgaaattctacaggaagtacaaggattggacagcagaagactgcagcagaagttattttctctgatgaagctcccttccgactgtttgggacatctggaaaatcgattgttcggagaagaaaaggtgaacgctttaatgagtcctgtgttgtgccaacagtgaagcatcctgagaacatgtgtggggttgcttttcaaccaagggaatgacctctctcataattctgcccaaaaataCTTcgatgaataaagaatggtatcaaaatgtcctgAAAGAGCGACTTCtcccaacgatccatgagcaatttggcgATGATCCGTgaattttccagcatgatggagcaccacgtcacaaagcaagagtgataaaggaGTGGCTGGAAGATCATTGCATAGAAATTTTGGATCCATgaccaggcaactccccggatctcaatcccacagagaacctgtggtcagtcctcaaaaggcgagtgaaCAAGCAGAAGACAataaattgtgatcaactccgagaactaaaagacaagaatggatcgccatcagtcaggatttggcccagaagctaatatcccatacaccagagcgaattgcagaggttatgaagaacaagggtcaacactgtaaatattgactcatcaTATTTTGTGCCAATATAAGTCTTTAAATCTTATGATATGcttattgttgtttttcagtataccataaaAACGTGGAATAATAATCTACAAAttctgaagcagcaaactttgcaaaacacaaaatttatgtcactgccaaaacttctGGCCATGCTTGTACAGTAATGAAGAGCAAATAcattgttactgtacttaagtacagtttttgggtatcTGTACTCTACTATACTATACTTTTACTTAGACCCTTTTGTTACATTTGCGACTGcaaagtgcaaaaaaacaaagcaatctTTGCTGATCGGTCATAGCGATATCCaattcgtgaatgaatcttttgattcaATTCGGTTCTTCTGAGTTTGTCAAACTGGTTCGTGAAGAGgtgtaaattattcattttacaaaTCACGAAACTAAAAAAACTCTGCATCAGCATAACGAGCAATGCATAATGGATCTCCACTGTGGATCTAAATTGAAGACTTTATTAGTGTAAGTTATAATGTGTGTTTTatcaatgtaaatgtgttttaggCTTACTTAAACATTTTGATCTTATGATTACGTGTGATAAGATGGTAGTGCCGTggtagtaataaaaaaaaaaacaaaaaataccctTTCATCTTTTTTGTCAATGTAAACATGCGTTAGATAGACATTAGAGATGCACTGGTCAACCAGCCTAAATCAACCTAAATATGAACCGGCTGATTCGGCCAAACTCTAGACTTGCAAACAAACTGCATTGCATTTTCCAAAATTTAATTTGTGTGGAAATAGTTCAAAGTCTGTACACAGGACGTTAACAGAGGCCAGGGATGCTGAAGATGGACGAATGAGAGAAAATACATCAGCAGGAAGAGCAAGCTTACTGTTCACGATGCGTgaaatattggaagaaaatctaaatattgaattCGGGATAGTGCTTATATGAATGCATCTTTTTGAGGGGATAATGCATATATAAAGCACAAAgcagtgcagcgctgctttgtttacagcggtaaacAAGGAAACACTATATCGCTGCTGTTCCACCTGCTGTCAGAGTCAATTTGTGTCTCATTCAGcctttctgctgtttttgtttcatgcaaagatgttttatgtagcataattccACAAGTTCCAAGTCATACCATTCTGTTTTtgattcagattttaaaattataGTCTAATTTAAATCAGAAAGTGCTCATGCCACATGTAGCATCTTTGtttaaatcatgattaaaatgcagtggtcaCCTCTAATTTCCAATTGTTACAGATAGTTCTGCCTGTGATACAGAAAAAAACCATCTTGTCGGTTTACTCATATTGTAATTCTTTCTTAATTCTCTTGCTTAAAAcgaagtaattaaaaaaaatggcaatcaTAACAAATGGCTCacttgcttgtaaaaaaaaaacaacaaaaaaaaaaaaccttgcagtcGGAAATCACCCacgaaaaaaatcaatttcagtgCATCTCTACTGAACATCTTTGACCATCTTGCATCACTTTTTTTCTACTGTCCTgcaaaaaattccttttttttgaACTCATATATTCTCtacataaaactatatattatataatagatttCTTGACTCTCAGTTAGGTTGCCACTGATACAATCAGCTGTgccattatttataaattttacttaagtagtTTTATTATCAGTTACTTTAATacttttgcttaagtgtttttcttaTGAGCAACTCTAACTTTTACTTGAGTCAATTTCCATAAAGGTAGCTGGACTTTCACTGAGGTATGATGACTGGATACTTTATAAAACACTGCTAAAATATGCACAGACTTTCAAAAGGTAGTTGCTACTCCAtgaattaatgtttgttcattcattcacctTCCAGAGCAGCTCACACTCGCGTTCCTCCAGAGCTTTCTTGTGACGAAGAGTGATGGTTTTCACTTCGGACTGCACAACCTTAGCCTTCAGTTCCACTTGTTCAGCAATGGCCTGGGCTTTCTCGATGCTCAGCTGAAACAAAATTTAATGAAAGGGCTTAGATTTAGGGCTTACATTTGTGAGGACCATTTGAactcatttaaaagtttgggggggTACTAGATATATTATGACTGCACAAAAGATAGCTGAAAGTGCAATATCGTTGCTTATTTGAGCAGCTACAGTGCCACAGACTGTGACTGAACTTtactgcaaaaacataaaaatctgcaACAATAGCAAGAGAACCATTTGTGGATTCAATAAATATCTTCAGGTAATTAGCTATGAACTTGTGAATGTCTACCTTCACCAGTTTCGATCAAAGCACACAGAGACTAAAAAGCTATGAGGAACTATATAATAAGGAAGTATATAATCATTTCTTGCACTATTAATTTatcccgcaaaaaaaaaaaattctgcaagaaaatctaaataataataaataaacagaacctCTCCTCCACCAATCAAAATCGCTAAtatatcttaataaaaaaatcaaaaaaaaaatcatgacttcctcctttattatatacaaaaaaagggATATAAAAGGTCTACCTTGGGGACAATGACCTTTAACATTGGCTTAAACAGCGATTTGTACACAGCCCTACCTATGCATGTCAGCTGACATCAGAACTTCCCACCAATGTAACACATCAGAACCATAATATTCATCTAAATGAAATGTGCTTTCAGGGATTCCACTTTAATCTATTTAAGTGATCCCGGAATCTCAAAACTCAGCTGTGCCCTCTCAAAGGGGAAGTATCTTTTTTCTAGCTCTACGCTTGTGTCACATTTCAAAGATTATGGATGATAAATTACACAATGAGAGGAAATAAAGGACTTCTTGGTCTCATGACCTGGGTCAAGGGGCTTATCCATTAAGATAAAAAAGTCATTTAGTATAGAGCAGATAACTTAACCTGAGCCAGATTTAAGGTTCAAAGGGTCTGGGGCTCTACAACCTATAGTATAAACATAATCTTTAGCATAAATataaacttcaaaacaaatgcatttacaacaatacaaaatcGATCAACAATCCAATTTTCCAGGAATTTCATTCACAAATGTAACTTTGACCTGAGCAACTATTAATAAATCATCAATTAATTTGAGTTTGAAATCTATTTGCGgcaaaatatttaagtaaatgctgctgcattatattacattacattgtctgatctaaatatttataaactataTAGAGTCCATTAAATGGTTACTTTTGTTAGCATGTACTTGTGGTGGAGccaattattttccaaaattgCACCATTTATTTCCCACTGGTTAAAAATCAATTGTATAAATGTAGTTCTTGATAAAGAATGAAATtccaaaaaaagataataataataataataataataataataataataataataataataataagactatttatatatatatttgcttaagACTTTGCACTGTTAAGGTTCTATCATCCTTTCATATTTACAAATTTCCTCTGCCAAAAATATTATCCCCATTCTAAGATTGAGCTGTCAATCACAAAAGTGCAAACCAATCAAGTCAGAAACAGGAACGGGGTGAATGGAATAAGCAGCTGCAAAATTACAGGCTAAAATCCAACAAATAGGATTATGCAGCGCTAAGGAAGACTGAGCTGTCAGGGGCTGGTTATGGAGTGGCCCCTTCATGGGCAGCGTGCTTCCAGAATAGAGATTATGGCCCCAAGCTGAAGCCATTGTTAAAACCCTGCATGCGCTTTCAAACCTCTAAACGTTTAGAGGCTTCCCATTTACACCATCCAGTAACAGGATTAGAGACACACTAGAACAAGCAGCCAATCAAGCGCAAAACACAGGTCAGGCTCTTTCAGATGATGCTATGTAGCTGAGCCTGATGAAGCTTTAGGACTGGACAGGTTTAGATAACTGCCTTGTAAACGCATGGACTATATTAAGAATAGAATACTAGCTCAATACTTAAATATACTACTAATGTATACTGTAACGGAAAAACAGTACTATGCTTTACCGAGGGCACAAGTCataattaaaggcatagttcacctaaaaataaaatctatcatcatttattcaatatcccccattttgattcatttgagtaaaaatgtgttttctttaccaagaaagtggcaagatgtaaaccactattttctgtttcaaactttcacatagaaTCTTTAGgttataacaacataaaaaaattaaatccaggttttgattttcaaagatttattattcttttccccaaaatgcaataaatccatggtacttttttttttttctcaaaatgcaataaatccattgaatcaatatgaaagttaattttcatattgaaactgatgaaaatacacaacatagtaagttgatccacatatgacagcctctgaacttggtcaatactaatcttatatacaggcactggactaaaaatacattcatcagtcatcgctTCCAACATGAATTCAgtgggtcatcttgttaatgctgtaaattacagcaataaaatcaaatttcatcaagaacaagaacatgaacaatatcacattagaccacaaaaataccaaaatgttatttcccttacattcaacttccaaaagtgcattcatctttgccatgttacattcatttagttgattagtgctatgtgctgtattaacaaaaacataaatggcattaataaaaacacactgacaagctacgcaatatcgcgttcataatcaaaTGTGATTTATCTAATGAACACGATATAGCATAGCTTGTCACtgatctacagctctgtgtattaaatgcatctgaataatttccatctgcaagcacatgatggagatttaccggtacTAATAATCACAGAAccgacgagatgcgcatgacaatcacatgcgatttattgtgcagcccttgtttgttgatcacaaagtacaaagtataCGAGGAAAACTAGGATACCGGGTGTACTCAAAGCGCCGCCATTACGGTCTAGAGtgtgtggaatggtgcgctgtgattggttgagaggaTATCGCATTCTGCAAAAAAAGGTAGACTGGCgtttgtcgcggtttggaaaaaaagggagaaaacataaCCTAATAACTCTGCGAATATCGCatttgcgtaaaattaaaaattgacttttcaataccaaccagatacaatactgatttttgcggaaactcaatttaaaaaaaaaaaaaaaaaaaaggcatttatcgCGTTTTGGAAGCAAACtcttctcatatatatatatatatatatatatatatatataaataaatggtagTCAAGGGTCACCAAAATGATTTGGcttcaaacattcttcaaaatatcttttgtgctccacagggAAAAAAGTTATACATGTTTGAAATGATGTGGGGATGAGTAAATGAGAATTTTCTTTTTCGGGAGAACTGTCCTTTTAAGTTGCACTTGATCGGCAACCAGTTATCACTGGAatcaaaaactgttattttccattttaagcTACATTTTGTGTCAAAATGCCTTCACTTTGTTCACTCTGAGAAAATGAGTCAATGTGATGTATTAAGAAGCTGTGATTTTTGATTCCAGCCATGTGTTACACTAAAAATTGAAAGTCGAGCACATTGCATAGTGGAATACAGGATTCTGTGTACTGTGCTTTGTTGTGCATACTGTAGAAAAAGAAGAAGCAGTACGTTTGCATGATAGTATTCCAAGCACAGCCACTAAATATGGAGTGGTGTGAGATGATCAAAGGGCACGGGGAATGTTTTCCAACTGCCAATTTATACCTTGAACTCAAAAAAGGTAATATGTTGTATAAACTGGTACAAAATGTAATAAGAGAAATGAAAATCAAATGTGGCAAGACAGTTGGGGGCGTATTTAAATGTAACCAGCACATGTGAAAAGCTGAGGGGTATAAACTGTCATTGGGATTCACACTCTTTAGTGCCTTCCTTTAACTGAAACCTCTTCTGcctttcactttcaaattcaCTTTTGGGTTTCCTTGACAACGGACTCCATGTCACTAGAGAAGGATGGATTTGAACAGCCCTAATGGGTGCTGTTCTCTCCCCCCA
The Cyprinus carpio isolate SPL01 chromosome A16, ASM1834038v1, whole genome shotgun sequence genome window above contains:
- the LOC109080398 gene encoding E3 ubiquitin-protein ligase TRIM71, which gives rise to MCEVILWSSAQMASFPDSDLQTCPLCKELCGCSAPISSNSSTSSSSSQTSNSSSTSSTRRLHVLPCLHAFCRQCLEGHRSPGDPLKLRCPTCDQKVSLSESGVDALPSSNFLFSNLLDVVVSAEEQGKNGRSSSVVHHGGLLRPQHLSDPQCSSCDEGNPAASHCLDCQEYLCDNCVRAHQRVRLTKDHFIEGLLESLHLANRTNNSNTPINISQSFHNSFSMLNVFQERMDFCQQHDDAVLRFFCDSCGVPICRECSLGRHAGHSFTYLQEALQDSRALTIQLLADAQQGRQAVQLSIEKAQAIAEQVELKAKVVQSEVKTITLRHKKALEERECELLWKVEKIRQVKAKSLYLQVEKLHKSLTKLDSTIATVTQVLEEGRSIDVLLAREHMLNQLQELKSIRCILQPQEDDRIMFTPPDQALLIAIKSMGLISSGAFATASKAHGEGLKRALQGKLASFTVIGYDHDGEPRLSGADSISVVLMSPDGNLSSADVSDHQDGTYTVSYLPKCEGEHLLSVLICNQHIEGSPFKVMVKSGRSYGGVGLPIASFGGEGDGDGQLCRPWGICVDKEGYVVVADRSNNRVQIFKPCGTFHHKFGTLGSRPGQFDRPAGVACDSQRRIIVADKDNHRIQIFTFDGQFLLKFGEKGTKNGQFNYPWDVAVNSEGKILVSDTRNHRVQLFGPDGTFLNKYGFEGALWKHFDSPRGVAFNQEGHLVVTDFNNHRLLVIRPDCQSARFLGSEGTGSGQFLRPQGVAVDQEDRIIVADSRNHRIQVFEPNGNFLCKFGTHGNGFGQMDRPSGIAVTPDGMIVAVDFGNNRILMF